The window CAATTCAGTAGATACACAGCTACATACAGCTATTTTACAGTTGATTCAAGACATCAGAACTCCATTAATCATCACCACACAAGAGCGACTACATTCACCTGAACGTGCTTTGATTACCTACGACGTTCCCAAACTCACCCACAGTGAACAATTAGCCATCTGGCAATCTTCCCTCGGTTCATCCGCCGCCGAACTGAACGGACATGTAGAAGCACTCGTCACTCAATTTAACCTCAGCACTCCTGCAATCCTAGCCGCCTGTTTGAAAGTCAAAGGAGAGATGCACATAGAACAAGAGGTAGAGAATTCTGCATCCCAAATCCAAAATCAGTTGTGGGATATTTGTCGCACAATGGCACGCCCACGCTTAGATGACTTAGCTCAACACATTGAATCAACGGCTACCTGGAAAGACTTGGTATTACCAGAACAACAACGCCAAATCTTAAAAAATATATCGGCTCATGTCCGGCAACGCGCTAAGGTTTATCAGGATTGGGGGTTTGCAGGTAAGAGTAGTCGAGGTTTAGGCATCAGCGCCCTGTTTTCAGGAGCTTCCGGTACGGGTAAAACGATGGCAGCAGAGATGCTATCCCAGGAATTGCACCTTGACCTTTATCGCATTGACCTGAGTGCAGTGGTGAGTAAATATATCGGTGAGACCGAAAAGAATCTGCGGCGAATCTTTGATGCGGCAGAAGCTGGGGGGGCGATTTTGCTGTTTGATGAAGCGGATGCTTTGTTTGGAAAGCGCTCTGAAGTTAAGGATAGCCACGATCGCCATGCTAATGTGGAAGTCAGCTATCTGCTCCAACGCATGGAAGCTTACCAAGGTTTGGCAATTTTAACCACCAATCTCAAAGGCTCTTTGGATCAAGCCTTTCTACGCCGTATCCGTTTTGTGATATCATTCCCCTTCCCGGATGCGAAAGCTAGAGCCGAGATTTGGCAACGTATCTTCCCCAGTCGAACCCCAACCCAGGAACTAGATGTAGACAAGTTGGGAAAGTTGAATGTCGCGGGGGGAAATATCCGCAATATAGCCTTAAATGCGGCTTTTCTTGCTGCGGATGCGGGAGAGCCAGTGATGATGAAACATATTCTAAAATCGGCGAAGAGTGAATATGTCAAATTAGAGCGATCGCTAACTGATACTGAGATTCGAGGTTGGGTCTGATTGCTGTTTCAACAAAATAGATCATCTGTTATTGAGGTTAGCGTGCTTAGTCTTGTTACCCCCATTGCGGGTAAAAAATCAGGATAATCCAACTAGCGATGAAGAAAGCAGCGAATAATCCAATCATAATTTCCAAAGACCAGGGTACATTGAAGCTGCCGAGTAGCGGAGTCGCAGAGAGCAGCAAAATAAACAAAAATATTAAGATAAACCAAACCATCGCGTTATACCCCTTGAATTTACGTCTACAAAAGTCACTGGCACCGAGTTGAATTTTGAACTGATAAAACAGGTTAGCACTAGCCTAGCGTGTCCGAAGAACATAGGGAATCACACTTGAGTTAAGGTGCAATACAGCAGAGAGGTGACTCTACATTATCAGGAAAGTTCAAGAAGTGTTTGACTCAATGACCCTAGAAGGAGAACATTTTTTGCCCAATCTTGTCCCCATTCAACGTTTACGAGCATTGAGATGACAGAATTCAAGCGTATAGCTCTTAGCTCAATTTTAGCGATAATCTCAATAACAGGGGGCTGTGCAGAAGACCCATTTCCTCAACCCACAATCCCTATATCATCGCATTCGTCTGGTGTTACAAAACCAACAAAATTAGCTCAATCTCCCCTCAAATCGCCGACAAAAAAGGCTCAAAAAGAAGCTATTTTCGTCTTAGGCGGAGCAACAGAACGAGAGCGATTTGCCGCGAAATTCGCGCAGCAACACCCCCGACTCCCTATTTGGGTGTCTTCGGGTAGTCCTGAAACCTATGCACGAAAGGTATTTGCAAGGGCAGGCATTAAAAAAAGTCGTGTCCACTTGGACTATGAAGCCGTTGATACAGTGACGAACTTCACAAGTTTAGCGGATGAGTTTCAATACCTGGGAATTAATCGCGTATATTTAATTACTTCATCAGACCACATGCGCCGTGCTCGTGTAATTGGAGAAATCGTGTTTGGTAGTCGAGGAATTCAGTTAAAGCCTGTACCTGTGTCGAATAAACGTACACCTGAACCGCCTGAAAAATGTCTTCGGGATGGTATAAGAGCTATCCTCTGGGTCAATGCTAATTATACGGATTCCAGTCTGAATCAGGGAGATTCGACGGTGTCAAAATCGCAAACAAACTATTCCCAGAAGCTTGATAATTGCTACAATTAATTTAATATTTAAAGTTGATTGAGCTAGATGGAAAGAGCAAAGTTTTTACTTACATCCCATCGCTTACCATCATGAATGAGTAGGGTAAGTTGAGAAACTATACACTGAAACTCTAACTCTCGATGCTGAAATTCAGGCCATGCAGCGCGGAAGTTCTGTCTGGTTAAATCTTGAAATGCAACCGTCATGTGAGGAGCAAAGGGACGGGTTTTTGAAACTGAGTCAACAATCCCCAATGATTCCTCCAGATGTGCCATCAAATCGCCTTGCAAACGCATCAGTTCTGGTGTCTTGACAACATTAATGTAAATGACACGCGGTGCAAATGCTCCAAACCCTTTAAGGATAATCGGCACTGATGTCTGGGTTTCGGCAAAAGTTGAGAGCGCTTGTTCCAGAAGCGGTAGGTGTTCCAAATGCCATTCAAAGGGAGGTTGCAGAGTAATGTGGGGCGGAGATTTCTGAGCTTTTTTGCTATTGTAGTTTTGCGCGAAGTACTCCTTAACCTCATTCGCGTAATCTTGGATTTCCTGCGGCGGCAGGAGTGCAATAAAAAAGCGACGTTTTGACTGATCCAAAGTTAGAAAATCGCCCAATCACTAAACTTTCTTGACTTGTACTATAATTTAGAATCTAAATTAATTTACGATCGCAGGTTGGAGCCGTTCTTAATTAATCGCCTCCTCTAATTCTTTGCCCAGGCTTTTTAACTTCATCTACAGACAAACTTCCACAATCGTTGTCCCACCGTGCCGTCCATAAAAAATTGTAGGGGTTCATTTTCGCCAAACTCTTCACGGTTCACCAGTTCAGATTGGGCATTGAATCTTGCGACTGCCTTCCGTCGCCATCCCTGTAACGGACAGCTCATCGACACAAAAGTCTTTTCTGCCACTATCCCCATTTCATCCGGTTTGGCTCGGACAGCCATCCGCCAAAATAAATAGGTGCCGTTGCTACCTTGTACAGATTCTGTATCGATATAGTAATCGGTTCCCTGCTCATCGCGAGTGACTAAAACCCAGTTTTCCGCAAGGGCAGGTAAGGCAGTCATTAAACTGGCAAAGAACACGAGAAAAAGTATCCTGGGCATAAGTATACTTAAGGGAAAACCCTTGGCTCTAGGGAATGGCAGTTAGGAATGTGAATCCTGCCATAATGCTACTCAGTTTGTAGCTAGAAGCGTGCGGATAATCATGCATCATTTCAGGGTTTCGTGAGGAGTCGGGTGCATAGAGTCTGAAGCATCAGTGATGTGTAAGGGCACAAATGGTCTTAAGTTCATGTCTTCAGACATAAAGGAATAAACGGAGATTATTCGCTAAGCTGGCTGTTGAATTCTACTGCCAGCCGTCTCTGCCTCTTCTTCCCTACAGAGTCCTGGAAAGTTTATGAAGTATTATCGGCTGCATTTAATGTCTACATCCATTTCTGTTGTTGTCGCTACTTCCGAGTAGAGATAACCTGACATAACGCCCATCGTGATTAGGGTAAAGACATCTGCTTCTGGAAAGCCAAGTCTCAACTAAAGCACCTGTAATGCTTAACTGGCTGGATTGCGAGTGACTTCGAGTAGGCCAATTTAACATGAGCCAAGATATTCTACCAACAAACCCCGAAAAACCTCTGGGTGGACGCTACCAAATTATTAACAAACTAGGCGCAGGGGGGTTTGGTCGAACCTTTCTGGCAGAAGATTTACACCTTCCGGGTCATCCCCAATGCGTGGTAAAACAGCTCAAGCCCCAAACGAGCGAACCTGAAACACTGGCTATGGCGAGACGCCTGTTTGACACGGAAGCAGAGGTTCTCTATCAACTCGGTAATCATGACCAGATTCCTCGTCTACTAGCACATTTTGAAGATAATGAAGAGTTTTATCTGGCTCAGGAATTCATTGAAGGAGAGCCGTTAACCAAAGAGTTCGCTAAAGGTCAGCCGTGGACAGAATCTCAGGTTATCGATTTGTTGCAAGATATTCTCCAAGTGTTGGCGTTCGTCCATGAGCAACAGGTCATCCACCGCGATATTAAACCCCCCAATTTAATTCGTCGCCAGGGTGATGGCAAAATTGTGCTGATTGATTTTGGTGCGGTGAAGCAAGTCAGCAGTCAGGTTGTCAATCCCGAAACAGGGGAAACAAATTTAACGATTTCCATCGGCACCAAGGGTTACATGCCCAACGAGCAATTGGCGGGAACTCCTCGCTTTAGCAGCGATGTCTACGCTGTCGGTATGCTGGGCATTCAGGCATTGACTGGGGTTCATCCTAAAAGCATGGGCGAAGACCCCCAAACCGGCGAAATGGTTTGGCGGGAACATGCACCCCATGTCAGCCCAGAACTGGCTGGTATTTTGGACAAGATGGTGTGCTATGATTTCCGCGATCGCTACCCAACCGCCGCTGATGCCTTGGCAGCACTCCAGAATCTACTCGGTTCGCGTCAAGATTCTCTGCTGATAACTTCGTCATCTGGCCTCAAGGACACACTACCCAGTCAGAAACGACAACCCACTCCTGATGAGCTAGCCTTGGCGGAGGAACTGACGGAAGTGGATACAAATCTAGGGGAAACCAACATTTGGGTGCCCACAGAATTCCCGGTTCAATCTTCAGAGGATAATCATGATACAACAGTATCTCTGTTTCGACGACAACCCTCCGTTGATGCTCCGCAAACCAGAGTACCACCAAAGACTAAACTCCGGTTAATCCCAAGGCAGTGGGTTAAACTCTGGCCTTGGCTAGCTGTCTTAACCGCTGTCGGTGTAACCTTCGTAGTTACCAAAACGGTATTTTCCCCCCAGTTTGCGGGCCGAGCCGTCAACCGTAGCGGGGTGCTGGCGGATCAACCTTCGACTCCGACGCCAACCCAACCGACAACGCCCAAACCTCCGCCGCGCAAGTTGACGGCTGAAGAACTCCAAAAAGAGGGAGAACGCTTGAAAGCAGCCGGAAAATATCAGGAAGCGCTAACATTTTACGACCAAGCGATCGCACTGAAGCCTAAGTTTGCGGAAGCTTATGGGGGGCGTTGTTATTGTCTGAATAAGCTGGAAAAGTTTTCCGAGGCGATGGTGGCGTGTAATGATGCTCTTGACCTGAAGCCGAAATACCCAGAAGCGATGTGGGGTAAAGGCAATGCCTACCAGCAGCAAAAACGCTTAACTAAAGCCCTCGCACTCTATGAGCAGGCTATTATCAAGAAACCCAAATTTGCTGAAGCCTGGGTGAGTCGGGGTATGGTACTTCAATCACTGGGTCGTTCTTATGAAGCACTTTGGGCAGTGGATAGAGCCATTGATCTAGAGCGCAATTCTGCCGATGCTTGGACGACTAAAGGTGAGGCTCTCTGGGAACTCGGACGTTGGGACGAAGCAATTGTCGCTCTAGACAAGGCACTCGAACTTCAACCGAACCATCCAGAGGCCCTTAAACTCCGCCAACAGGCACGCAAAGAGATGGGGCGCTAGATCGCTGGTTCCCTTCGGGTCTTGACAAAAAGTGCAAGGTATGCTTTAAACCGGGGCGAAGTAGTAGTGTAGGGTGCGTTGCAACGCGCCTACGCCTCCCCATTGCTTGTGACAGTCGCGTAAGTCCTGTAATTGTCTAAATTTTCTCAGTGAAATGTAAAGAGTGGTTCACTACTATTAATTACTGTTGCACCGGGTAGCAGAAGTCTCTTGGTGCAACAGTAATTAATACATAATGACTAAAAACGGTTCAAGTTCCTGAGCTAGTTCACAACATTCATATCTTGAATCAGCCACCGACCCTCTTTTCGCACCAAGTCGTACCGAACTTGCAGATTATCATTGTAAGACCTATCTTGATTGGGCTGACCTCCTTGATAGAACTTGGCATTTTCGTTGACAGTGGCATCTACTCTTGCTTGATCCGGATTAGAATCACTGGTTTCAACCGAGTTGACGACCACATTATGGATGTATTCCCAGTACGAATTACTTTGTTTATCAGTTTGAACCCGTTGCCGCCAAGTGGACAGAGCTGGCTCAGCGAGAATTTGATCTAATTGCTCAGTTTGATAGCTTGAGCCGAAAGCCAGTTTCTTCGTGGACAGCCAAGTGTCAATCACTTGTTTAGCTGTCTCCTGAGTCAGAGGACCGGATGGCGCTCTCATCGAATTACCTGGTTCAGGAATAGGAATGGGAGGCTTTGATAGCTCGATCATAGGCTGTGGTCCTTTTAAGTCGGGCGCAGAAAAACCTTGTAACGTTTTTTGTAGCCAACTCAGGGTGACAATCAACAGCCAAATCACAACTCCTGCTCCGACGACACTCGCAATGGCGAGTAAAACCAGGTGTCTGACTTTTGAGGAAGACTTGGACTTGTCCGATGAAGTATGAAGGCGACCGGGAGGTAGACGCTTGAAGTTTTCCCCAGCAGACGAGGTTACTCCTGCCCCAGCATCGGCTTGACGAGAACGAGTCGTCTGGGGTTCAGCTAAACCTTTTTGCCGTTGTCGGCGCGGCGACTTTCCAGAAGGCTCACGAGGTATTTCTGTAACGCTAGGCTCTCCTCCCGCTGACAGTTGCGCCCCGACAGCACTGCGCGAACGGGAGGAAATCCGTTGAGCGTCAGGCAGGGTTGACACGCCTTGTTTAGATGAGTGTTCAGTCGCCGTACCCAACGTTGCCGTCCGGCTGGTTGTGGCAGAGGCGGCTTCTCGTCCATTCGTCCACTGGGAAGCTACAGTCGCAGGTTCATTGACCGAGTAGCGTAAGCTTGAGTTTCCAGACGGTTGCGCCTCACGCGATAAACTCCGACTTGATTCTGAGCCGGAACGGAGATCAGATCGACGAAACGCCTCTGACTCCCTAACACTCTTGGAGGCTCCGGTTGAGCTATAGGTTGAATTTTGAGGTGGAACCACCGTCCAATCGCTGTTGCTTTCCTCTGGTGACTCTGGCAGGGTTTCTAGATACCCTTGTACCTGCTCATCCGCAAAGTATTCCTTCAAGGATGCTTTTTGCTCAGCCAAGTCTCGAAAGTGAGGAAATACGGATTGTTGCAGCCAACGCTCCCCATACAGGCAGAGTCCCGGCAATAAGTCTGGGGCACCCTGAGAATGTTCGCGAATAAAAGCCAGGGGTTCGTACTCTTGGCTAAGTTCTAATGCCCGACTGGCTTCTTCGGTTTGACCTAACAGCAGGGCGCACACCGATTGTTCGAGATGAACATCCTGTCGTCTGCCCAAACGCATCAGCAACTGTTTGGCACGGGCGATTAAAGACGGTTGTCTTTGGGCAAATCCTCGTGCGAGTAGGGCATAAACGGCTAGATAGGTTGCAACAGCAGAGGGGCGTCGTGCTTCGGTTTCAAATAAGGTTTGTTGTTCAGCGGCACTGAGATAGGTTCGTAGCTGTTGGATAAAGCGGAGAAAATCATCCACACTTAATCCGGATTGGTCGTCACCCGTGCCATCAATGCCCCCCCGCTCCTGTAACATCTCTTGGAGCAAACGTAAGCCATTGCGCCGTTCTACGACTGTTTCTTCCGGTAAGGCTAATAGTTCTAGAATGCGGTAGGGACGCAGTTTGTAGAGATCCGATTTAATTTCCCCGCGTAATGAAGGAAACAATCCCTCCCGCAGAAGTAATTCTTGACCCGTTTCTAAGGAAGAGGCGGCATTTTCATACTGGCCTTGTTGCCATTGTTCGCGACCGAGTTCCAGACAGGCCAATGCGATGGTTAGAATAATATCCGGTCGAACAAGCTGGGGGTCTCCTAAACGACCCTTATCCAAACTAATGCTGTCGCGGGTTCCAAGAAAAGGGTTCCCTAATTTGAGAACGAGTTCATATTCCCCAAGTTCTTGCAGAATCAGCAAAGCACCCAGGAATTGCTCATGCTTGATTTCAATACTGGGCGTGTGGGGGTCGATGGGGGCTTCTATGCCTTCCCCACTGCCCGTAAAGCCCAGTGTTACGGATTGAGCTGGTTCTTGATCATAAGTTTTGGTCAGAAAGCTCGCATCATAAGCTGATCGCTGTTCGGGATCAGAGAGTACCGCGTAAGCTTCGTCCAGGAGTTGTTTGCGAGAGTTGATCGCCGCGTCCGAATACTCTCGGCGCGGCAATTGCAAGGCGCGATCGCGATAGGCTTGGCTTAGCTGTTCAGCAGTAGCCTGAATCGGCAATCCTAAAATTCGGTAGTAATCGAGCGGAATTCGCACGGTTCACTTCCCCAGCGATGCGAGCTTATCGAATTAACTTATAGTAGCCAATAGCGCCCTGTCTTTAACATGCTGTGGTTTTTGAACGGTTGCCTTTCGGAAACCAGCCCAGTCGCCTAGCCGTTGAGGACGAGTTGCTTTTGATATGTTAGTAATTCTAGCAATGCCCATGGCTTATCCCACGAGTGAGACTGTTTGATTTTAAACTAATGAGGCAATTTTGACGTCAGTCAATTGGAAGGGTGTCCGGACTGGGAACTCGATTAGACCCGGAAATATGTCACTATTCCTTTCTGGGTCAGTTTGGCTCAACCTGACTTCAGCTTTATGAAGAAGCTGAACATTCGTTGAGAGAAAAATTATCCTATTGTTGCTGTGAGGTTACTATAATCCAATGGTTCAGGAACGAACTTTACCCGAATTCAATGTGGATCAGGCCAATATTACTAGAGAAGAAGGTTTGCTCCTGTACGAAGATATGGTATTAGGTCGCTTGTTTGAAGACAAGTGTGCTGAGATGTACTACCGGGGCAAAATGTTTGGTTTTGTCCACCTCTATAACGGTCAAGAAGCCGTATCCACTGGCGTGATCAGGGCGATGCGCCAGGGTGAAGATTATGTTTGTAGCACCTATCGCGACCACGTCCATGCCTTAAGTGCAGGGGTTCCGGCACGGGAAGTGATGGCGGAGTTGTTTGGTAAGGAAACGGGTTGTAGTAAGGGGCGTGGTGGCTCGATGCACATGTTCTCGGCTCAACATCATCTGTTGGGAGGCTATGCCTTTGTGGCAGAGGGAATTCCTGTGGCGACAGGGGCAGCTTTCACCACCAAGTACCGGCGAGAAGCCTTGGGAGATGCAAGTGCCGATCGCGTATCCGCTTGCTTTTTTGGCGACGGAGCCTGCAATAATGGTCAGTTCTTTGAGTGTTTGAACATGGCAGCCCTGTGGAAACTGCCAATTCTCTATGTGGTGGAAAACAACAAGTGGGCTATTGGCATGGCTCACGAACGAGCCACTTCCGAGCCAGAGATTTACAAAAAAGCCGCTGCCTTTGGGATGGCTGGGGTTGAAGTGGATGGCATGGATGTCTTGGCGGTGCGGGCGGTGGCTCAAGAGGCGATCGCTCGTGCTCGTGCTGGAGAAGGCCCCACTTTAATTGAAGCCCTCACCTACCGCTTCCGAGGTCACTCTCTGGCTGACCCCGATGAACTTCGCTCCAAAGAGGAGAAGGAGTTTTGGTTCCCCAAAGACCCGATTAAAAAGCTAGCGGCTTACCTCACAGAACACAATCTAGCCGACCAAGAAGAACTCTCTGGCATTGATCACCGTATTCAGGAAGTGATTAATGACGCGGTTCAATTTGCCGAGAGCAGCCCAGAACCTGATCCGAGTGAGTTGTATCGCTACATCTTTGCGGAGGATAGCTGAAACGGGTTGCCTGCCGATAAGGCTGAGTTATCTTAAATCTGCTCAGGACGAAGTGAAGCGAATCCTGCCATCCTAGTCACGAACATAAAGAGAGCGCCGATATCCTGCTCTAGGAACACAGCGCTCTCCAATATGTTAATTTTTTTATCTTTTTATAGGTTTAGGGTCTTTATATTGACTGACCCCATATTAAACTCTTCAATTACTTTGCCACGAACTCCTGGAAATCCAGAATTTCATAATCTTTTCTTTGTATTACGGCTGTATCGATTTGTATGACTGTTGGTTTGTTAGGAGAGGACACGGGGAGGGGATGAAGCCCCTTAGCGCAGGTTAACGGCTAAGAGAGTATCTTGTATTAAAGAATTGTTCTTCCCGGCCTTGAGATTGCTTTGCTCTCTCGCACGACAAGTGAACTTAGCAACATTAAGACCTTTCCCGAAGGAGAGAAATTTCTCCGCGTCCTCTACTCTCCAAATCCCCACCTCCTCTTTCGTGAACTCGGTTTAGACTAAATGAGTCAGTGGGGCAATCGGCCCAGAAGGCCGAATTTGGTATTTGACCAAATTAGCTAGATCCTGCAATTGACTGATGGCTTCAGCCCCTTCCAGTTTCATCAGCTCTCGGTCATCCCGCATTTCCGTCCAAGTAATACCGTAATCTGACACTAGAAAACGGATCAGGTGGTTATCTCCCAGACTGACCATAAAAGATGCGCTGTTCATCTGGCTGCCGCAGGTATAGCAGGAAGCCAGATAGCCTCGGTTTTCCAGTACAGTCGCCAAGGCTTGGAGATTCATTACCAAATCTTGAACGAATTGACGGTGTTGCTCTGCAAGTCGTATGAACACGTTAGTCCTCCAAACACCACTCCTAAAATTTTAAATCTTTTATACTTTCTTAAGAATTTACTTGTCATCTCTTGGGAGAGGTCGGTTCAAAATTAAAAAAGTTTCGTTCAATCAAAGCAGATTTCCGTAAACCTTGCACCAGATTACTGGCTCAGTGGTAGCGTTAAAGTATCAATAGCGACACTCACTGACAGGTTCTTGAATGCTAGAGCTTAGCGGAGTTGATTCGGTTCTATCTCAAGAAGGACATGTTGGTCAAGTGCTGTTGAGTGGGAGAGCGAAAGGCTTCAGACCAACTCAACTGATAGAAATTAGTTATCTGTTTGGGCTAACTTAAACCTGAATTTTCTGACAAGCCAAGTTTCACACCAGCAGGTAGAGAACCAGTACTAATTGACTTGCCACCAACCAAAAGTCGGTCCAATCAACCGAATCGTCAGCCAGTAGACCACGAGAAAGGCGATTCCAATCCAAGCTCCTTTCGTTGTCCATTGGACAAATTGTTCGCCTTGGCTTTTGGTAATGGGCAGCCAGGGAAAGATATTCGCTTCTTGACCGTACTTTTCTCCGAGTGTGGCTTTACGCCGTTTAGCTTCACCCATGATTACTCTGTTCTAAGGAATTGAGTATTGATCATAACGCTCTGGATGAGTTTTATTAGCAGATTGTTTACGAAAAGAAAAGTGACAGCCGCCGATTAGTTAAGATAAATTAATGTTATTTCGACCTTGGGAGGCGATCCCAGAGGAGATGGAAGGATTCGGCTCAACCGAATCCATTAAAAAGACCCAACACGACCTTAAAGCCAGTGATCGGGTGCCATCGGAGTGTCTGGTTTAAACCAACTAGCGTCTATATAGTTAATCCGGGCAAAAGGGCTGAGGGCAGATAGAACTTGAGACCCGTAACTGCGATGGTTCACGCGGTTATCGAGGAGTGCCACGACACCTTGAGAGTTCCGCACTGGTGCGATCGCCCGTTGTAATTCTCGTAAAGCAGCCGGCAAGAGATATAAGCGGAACCAATCTAATCGGCGTTGCTTATAGTAAGCCACTTGACCGGCAACTAAAGGATTTTCCAGGGAAGGGAGGGGTAAGGTGGCAATGACCAGCATTTGTGGTGGCGGGAGAATTGATTGATGAGTGCGCCAGAATTCCCAGCCAGTGACAAGGATGCCTCTCTCATCAACAGAAGTCTTTTCTACCTGCACCCGTGTCCCCCATTCCGCCGCCAAAATAGATCCCAGTTGGGCTTTTAGGGGTACATCGCCCACCAAGATCACAGTTAAACCCTTCGTCTGGGAATTCAGGCTGAGGAGAGTGCGAACCTGTTGAATCAAAGCCTCTTGAAATCGCGGCGTATTCGGCATCGGTAGCCCATCGGGCAGATACAGATGAATCAGTTCGCTTTGTCGGTCGGGAGAAAACTTCAAGCATGTTAAGTCTCCTAAGCCCATCTGCTGACGGTAAACAGAGGCTGAAGTCTCTAAATCCAGCGCTTCTGCAATCAGTACCACGGGCTGTTGTGACCAAACGGGGCTGAGGGCTGTCGCCACCTCGACAGGCCCACAATATAAGGAAAACTGACCGGAACCTCGTGCAATCGTGGCCCACAATAACTGGCCTGAGCGTTGCCAGCCCTGCCAAAAGTGTTTCCAGGCTTTTGGTAAATAGGAATATTGATTGTCATCAACTGCTGACTGTAGGGCTTGAAACAGTAACCGCAAAGTATCTTGCTCGGCTGCCTCCAGCAAACAGCACTCGTAAGGATTGGGCGGGTGTACAAAGATAGATTTGGTCAAGCGCACCCGCATGTCTCGGATGAAGTCAGCCTGTTTGGGGCAAGCTAGCATCAGTTCGTCCCAATCGGCTGGCTGGATGCAGGCTTGAAGCTGTTCACGCACCCATCGTTCCAAGTCATCGGCACCATCAATCAAGGTCGGGATGCCGGGAGGAAACCGCTGAAGACCTTCCAGTCGGTCTGCCAGCCAAGCAGCGGGTGAGGTAATTAATAGCCCCTTGAACCGTTCATCTGGAAAAGCGTCTCCTGTGTGAATCGGCTTATTGGTTCCCATCCACTGTTGCAATCGAGGAATTTCCACCCGTAGCAACCACTGCTGTACGGCTACAGGTGCCACGAGAACCACTGGCTCTTGCCAGAGTAAGGCAGGTGCCAGATAGCTCAGACGATACGAGCCATGAGTGC of the Allocoleopsis franciscana PCC 7113 genome contains:
- the pdhA gene encoding pyruvate dehydrogenase (acetyl-transferring) E1 component subunit alpha, coding for MVQERTLPEFNVDQANITREEGLLLYEDMVLGRLFEDKCAEMYYRGKMFGFVHLYNGQEAVSTGVIRAMRQGEDYVCSTYRDHVHALSAGVPAREVMAELFGKETGCSKGRGGSMHMFSAQHHLLGGYAFVAEGIPVATGAAFTTKYRREALGDASADRVSACFFGDGACNNGQFFECLNMAALWKLPILYVVENNKWAIGMAHERATSEPEIYKKAAAFGMAGVEVDGMDVLAVRAVAQEAIARARAGEGPTLIEALTYRFRGHSLADPDELRSKEEKEFWFPKDPIKKLAAYLTEHNLADQEELSGIDHRIQEVINDAVQFAESSPEPDPSELYRYIFAEDS
- a CDS encoding DUF1815 family protein, translating into MFIRLAEQHRQFVQDLVMNLQALATVLENRGYLASCYTCGSQMNSASFMVSLGDNHLIRFLVSDYGITWTEMRDDRELMKLEGAEAISQLQDLANLVKYQIRPSGPIAPLTHLV
- a CDS encoding DUF2839 domain-containing protein, with the translated sequence MGEAKRRKATLGEKYGQEANIFPWLPITKSQGEQFVQWTTKGAWIGIAFLVVYWLTIRLIGPTFGWWQVN
- a CDS encoding helicase C-terminal domain-containing protein: MIEVEVHSSLRAFLREQGQPSWPHHLTMARLVARALRRSRSALIQTGSTHGSYRLSYLAPALLWQEPVVLVAPVAVQQWLLRVEIPRLQQWMGTNKPIHTGDAFPDERFKGLLITSPAAWLADRLEGLQRFPPGIPTLIDGADDLERWVREQLQACIQPADWDELMLACPKQADFIRDMRVRLTKSIFVHPPNPYECCLLEAAEQDTLRLLFQALQSAVDDNQYSYLPKAWKHFWQGWQRSGQLLWATIARGSGQFSLYCGPVEVATALSPVWSQQPVVLIAEALDLETSASVYRQQMGLGDLTCLKFSPDRQSELIHLYLPDGLPMPNTPRFQEALIQQVRTLLSLNSQTKGLTVILVGDVPLKAQLGSILAAEWGTRVQVEKTSVDERGILVTGWEFWRTHQSILPPPQMLVIATLPLPSLENPLVAGQVAYYKQRRLDWFRLYLLPAALRELQRAIAPVRNSQGVVALLDNRVNHRSYGSQVLSALSPFARINYIDASWFKPDTPMAPDHWL